In the Methylophilus sp. 5 genome, one interval contains:
- a CDS encoding PQQ-binding-like beta-propeller repeat protein has product MKIASKKIVFRCVAIGFSGLLLACTQAAKPTAPGTSNVDWPSYGLNMASQRFSALTQINDKNVASLQPAWSIQTGVKATFQATPIVVNGIMYISLPFNHVLALDAATGKQLWKYTHTRKADWPMCCGPANRGVAVAEGKVFIGTVDARLIALDANSGNKLWDIDVAGNQVNTEHQDALSGHDPNKTRKVTGGTGVGIAMAPVVYQHKVIVGITGVGYGLHIDNPRSNAPLGAVIGVTGRYGRPGFLAAFDVNDGHQVWQFDTIPKQGWEGRFTTQTADGNQFDRDVAAEKAAMQDYPDAARFGGGSAWSTPAIDTATNTLYFGTGNPSPQMNDVSRPGDNLYSVSLVALDTETGQYKWHYQQVPHDLWGYDLASPPVLFNYSSQGKTIAAVGQASKTGWFYINDRASGQFLAKSAPFVPQHNLFKKPSAEGTVVYPGILGGANWSPVSLDEAQQRVYVAAMHSPIKYTVHETELKPSEKPIRYAASEPTDDARWGLLSAIDLQSGRIAWQHKTSQPLVGGVLATAGGLLFCGEGNGTLAAYHSQTGKPLWQYRSEYGVNAPPITYQINGEQYIAVASGGNSLFGFEQGDRILTFKLPANH; this is encoded by the coding sequence TGAAAATAGCCTCTAAAAAAATAGTTTTTCGTTGTGTTGCGATTGGGTTCTCTGGCCTGTTATTGGCCTGCACGCAAGCGGCCAAGCCAACCGCGCCGGGCACAAGCAATGTTGACTGGCCCAGCTACGGCTTAAATATGGCGTCACAACGTTTTTCAGCCTTAACTCAAATCAATGATAAAAATGTTGCCAGCTTACAACCGGCGTGGTCTATACAAACCGGTGTAAAAGCGACCTTTCAAGCCACGCCTATTGTGGTGAATGGCATCATGTATATCAGCCTGCCGTTTAATCATGTGTTGGCGCTGGATGCCGCCACTGGCAAGCAATTATGGAAATACACGCATACACGTAAAGCAGACTGGCCGATGTGCTGCGGCCCGGCGAACCGTGGCGTAGCGGTGGCTGAGGGCAAAGTGTTTATCGGCACGGTGGACGCCAGGCTGATTGCGCTCGATGCCAACAGCGGCAACAAGCTGTGGGACATTGATGTGGCAGGCAACCAGGTCAATACCGAGCACCAGGATGCGTTGAGCGGCCACGACCCCAATAAAACGCGTAAAGTGACCGGCGGCACCGGCGTTGGCATCGCCATGGCACCGGTTGTTTATCAGCATAAAGTGATCGTCGGCATCACCGGCGTCGGCTACGGCCTGCATATCGACAACCCACGTAGCAATGCACCGCTGGGTGCGGTGATTGGCGTCACAGGGCGCTATGGCCGCCCTGGCTTTTTAGCAGCGTTTGATGTCAATGATGGGCACCAGGTATGGCAGTTTGATACCATCCCCAAGCAAGGCTGGGAAGGGCGCTTTACCACCCAAACAGCTGATGGTAATCAATTTGATCGCGACGTTGCAGCAGAAAAAGCGGCCATGCAAGACTATCCAGATGCAGCCCGTTTTGGCGGCGGCTCTGCCTGGAGCACACCTGCTATTGATACGGCCACCAATACCTTGTATTTTGGAACGGGCAACCCCTCACCACAAATGAATGATGTGTCCAGGCCCGGTGATAATCTTTACAGCGTGTCATTGGTGGCGCTGGATACAGAAACTGGCCAATACAAATGGCATTACCAGCAAGTGCCGCATGACTTGTGGGGCTACGATTTGGCAAGCCCGCCAGTGTTATTTAATTACAGCTCCCAGGGTAAAACCATTGCAGCCGTCGGCCAGGCCAGCAAAACAGGCTGGTTCTATATTAACGACCGGGCCAGCGGACAATTCCTGGCCAAGTCTGCCCCGTTTGTCCCTCAGCACAATCTATTTAAAAAACCGAGCGCTGAAGGCACCGTGGTTTATCCTGGCATATTAGGCGGCGCCAATTGGTCACCGGTCAGCCTTGATGAGGCTCAGCAAAGAGTCTATGTGGCCGCCATGCACAGCCCGATCAAATACACCGTGCACGAAACCGAGCTTAAGCCAAGCGAAAAACCAATTCGCTACGCCGCCAGTGAGCCCACCGATGATGCGCGCTGGGGCTTATTAAGCGCGATTGACCTTCAATCGGGGCGTATTGCATGGCAACACAAAACCAGTCAACCGTTGGTCGGTGGCGTGCTGGCAACAGCTGGTGGTTTATTGTTCTGCGGGGAGGGCAATGGCACGCTTGCTGCCTATCACAGCCAAACCGGAAAGCCACTGTGGCAATATCGCTCTGAGTATGGCGTGAATGCGCCACCCATCACTTATCAAATCAATGGTGAACAGTATATTGCTGTGGCCAGCGGCGGCAACTCACTGTTTGGTTTTGAGCAAGGCGATCGCATTTTGACCTTTAAATTGCCAGCAAACCATTAA